A section of the Oryza sativa Japonica Group chromosome 1, ASM3414082v1 genome encodes:
- the LOC4326573 gene encoding polygalacturonase At1g48100 isoform X1, which translates to MKLRVKGLGLLLLLVLLALCSTIDVCDARRGKHWRPRSSPSSSLLRNKGKGKKGSSNRQHGSNRPSPKPPLSPPPSPGNGKGYQSPYQPSPSPSPNAPVSPSPVNGSGHASPKSPTPSCGKGNQPPSRPTPTSPQGAVFNVVDFGAKGDGVSDDTKAFEAAWAAACKQGASTVVVPSELEFLVGPISFSGPYCKPNILFQLDGTIVAPTSAKAWGSGLLQWIEFTKLNGVSIQGNGIINGRGQQWWTYSDIDDDEDDDTQYDVEFERMPQVKPTALRFYGSFNVVVAGITIVNSSQCHLKFDSCQGVMVHDVTISSPENSLNTDGIHLQNSKDVSIHHTNLACGDDCVSIQTGCSNINIHNVNCGPGHGISIGGLGRDNTKACVSNVTVRDVNMFRTMTGVRIKTWQGGLGLVQDVRFSNIQVSEVQTPIIIDQFYCDKRTCSNQTSAVAVSGVQYENIRGTFTIKPVHFACSDSSPCSGITLTGVQLRPVQIPHYRLNDPFCWQAFGELYTPTVPPIACLHLGKPAGNNLQSYHDLC; encoded by the exons ATGAAGCTCAGAGTAAAAGGCCTCGgcctccttcttctccttgtCTTGCTTGCTCTTTGCTCCACCATCGACGTCTGCGATGCAAGAAGAGGCAAGCATTGGCGACCTAGGAGCTCACCGAGCTCCTCTCTGCTAAGGAACAAgggcaaaggaaagaagggcagctCCAACCGGCAGCATGGAAGCAACCGGCCGAGCCCGAAGCCGCCACTCAGCCCGCCACCGAGTCCTGGTAATGGCAAAGGATACCAGAGCCCATACCAGCCAAGCCCAAGTCCAAGCCCGAATGCACCTGTAAGCCCAAGCCCTGTCAATGGGAGTGGACATGCAAGTCCCAAGTCTCCAACTCCAAGCTGTGGAAAAGGTAATCAGCCACCATCGCGGCCAACACCAACATCACCACAGGGCGCAGTGTTTAACGTGGTTGATTTTGGAGCCAAAGGCGATGGCGTCTCCGATGATACCAAG GCCTTTGAAGCAGCATGGGCTGCAGCGTGCAAGCAGGGAGCATCTACAGTTGTCGTACCATCAGAACTTGAGTTTCTTGTTGGGCCAATCTCATTCTCTGGGCCTTACTGCAAACCAAATATTCTGTTCCAG CTGGATGGAACAATTGTAGCCCCAACCAGTGCTAAAGCTTGGGGTTCTGGTTTGCTTCAATGGATTGAGTTTACCAAACTAAATGGAGTATCAATTCAAGGCAATGGCATCATAAATGGTAGAGGACAACAATGGTGGACCTATTCAGACATAGATGACGACGAAGATGATGACACA CAGTACGATGTGGAGTTTGAAAGGATGCCACAAGTTAAACCTACA GCATTGAGATTCTATGGTAGTTTCAACGTTGTAGTAGCTGGTATCACTATTGTCAACAGCTCGCAGTGCCATCTCAAGTTTGACAGCTGTCAAGGAGTGATGGTCCATGACGTAACAATATCCTCCCCAGAAAACAGCCTCAACACTGATGGAATACACCTGCAGAACTCTAAAGATGTCAGCATTCATCATACCAACCTGGCTTGTG GTGATGACTGCGTCTCCATTCAAACAGGATGCAGCAATATAAATATACACAATGTGAATTGTGGACCTGGCCATGGAATCAGCATTGGAGGCCTAGGCCGGGACAACACAAAAGCATGTGTCTCCAATGTTACTGTAAGAGATGTCAACATGTTCAGAACCATGACTGGTGTCAGAATCAAGACCTGGCAG GGTGGCTTAGGCTTGGTTCAAGATGTACGGTTCTCGAACATCCAAGTCTCAGAAGTCCAAACACCAATCATCATAGACCAGTTTTACTGTGACAAAAGAACATGCTCAAATCAAACATCAGCAGTGGCAGTATCAGGCGTTCAGTATGAGAACATCAGAGGAACATTTACTATCAAGCCTGTTCATTTTGCATGCAGTGACAGCTCACCTTGTTCAGGGATAACTCTTACTGGAGTACAACTCAGGCCTGTCCAAATACCCCACTACCGCCTAAACGACCCTTTCTGCTGGCAAGCTTTTGGGGAGCTCTACACTCCAACAGTCCCTCCAATTGCTTGCTTGCACCTTGGAAAACCTGCTGGGAACAACTTACAGTCATACCACGACTTATGTTGA
- the LOC4326572 gene encoding uncharacterized protein, protein MVNLVEAPKPLVYFLLRRAGLRQHTVDVDGAGTVISFWMPEGKVPKDRGTVRDVAPEGAAAADSGKQQKAAAKPAGNGKERPAVVLVHGFAAEGVVTWQFQAGVLAKHYDVYVPDLLYFGGSTSPSTDRSPGFQAECLAAALRKLGVERCTVVGFSYGGMVSFKMAESHPDLVTSLVVSGSVIAMTDSISEASLERIGVKSSAELLLPETVKGLKALLSIATHRKLWFPDRIHRDYLEVMFTNRKERAELLEGLVVSNKDATVPVLPQKILLLWGENDNIFNIELAMTMKEQLGEKAMLQSISKAGHLVHIERPCVYNQHLKEFLAYVNAESPKETA, encoded by the exons ATGGTGAACTTGGTGGAAGCGCCGAAGCCGCTGGTGTACTTCCTCCTGAGGAGGGCAGGGCTCCGGCAGCACAccgtcgacgtcgacggcgccggcaCGGTGATCAGCTTCTGGATGCCCGAGGGCAAGGTCCCCAAGGACAGGGGCACCGTGCGGGACGTCGCGCCCGAaggcgcagcagcagctgaCAGCGGCAAGCagcagaaggcggcggcgaagcccgCCGGCAACGGCAAGGAGAGGCCCGCCGTCGTGCTCGTGCACGGCTTCGCCGCCGAGGGCGTCGTCACGTGGCAGTTCCAG GCTGGTGTGCTGGCGAAGCACTACGACGTGTACGTGCCGGACCTGCTCTACTTCGGCgggtcgacgtcgccgtcgacggaCCGGTCGCCGGGGTTCCAGGCGGAGTgcctcgcggcggcgctgcggaaGCTCGGGGTGGAGCGGTGCACGGTGGTGGGGTTCAGCTACGGCGGGATGGTGTCGTTCAAGATGGCGGAGTCACACCCGGACCTGGTCACCTCCCTCGTCGTGTCCGGCTCCGTCATCGCCATGACCGACTCCATCAGCGAGGCCTCGCTGGAGAGGATCGGCGTCAAGTCGTCGGCCGAGCTGCTGCTGCCGGAGACCGTCAAGGGACTCAAGGCGCTGCTCTCCATTGCCACCCACAGGAAGCTCTGGTTCCCTGACCGCATTCACAGAGACTACCTCGAG GTGATGTTCACCAACCGAAAGGAAAGAGCCGAGCTGCTGGAAGGTTTGGTGGTCAGCAACAAAGACGCCACCGTGCCCGTTCTGCCGCAG AAAATACTCCTGCTATGGGGGGAGAACGACAACATTTTCAACATTGAGCTCGCCATGACGATGAAAGA GCAGCTCGGAGAGAAGGCAATGCTGCAGAGCATCAGCAAGGCAGGGCACCTGGTTCACATAGAGAGGCCCTGCGTCTACAACCAGCACCTCAAGGAGTTCCTCGCGTACGTCAACGCTGAATCCCCCAAGGAGACCGCCTGA
- the LOC107275760 gene encoding uncharacterized protein — translation MCTENYDPYYPDRPVVDQYIPVCAKHPGLGSKPAFIWADDQAGGGSGVSPRETLTYSELDSAVQRMAAGLLEVLRRGDTVLVLASPGIRLVKLMFACQRAGLVAVPVIPPDPSVIGTPAEGPAHRHLLRAVSQARPRAAVADAGYVGAVTRSSISALMSLNWVSVDRLERWPAVASTVAATGDGVYEGCGPRETYLVQYTSGATGDPKPVVVTAGAAAHNARAARKAYDLRPGSVVVSWLPQYHDCGLMFLLLTVVSGATCVLTSASAFVRRPRLWLELISEFKATCTPVPSFALPLVLRRGRSEHGTRPLQLQTLRNLILVNEPIYKSPVDEFLEEFGPAGLRASSISPSYGLAENCTFVSTAWRGTEVTLPSYKKLLPSARLPQPSLLTEAPDVEIVVVDAETGKLVEDGVEGEIWLSSPSNGSGYLGDSPASREVFGARLQGRAGPCFVRTSDLGVVHGTERYLYVLGRTTDAIVVADSQRRVPAHYIETAAFESSPGRLRGGCIASFTTLPVSPSPVVVVAELQNGGGGGDMAGICHGIRQAVWREVGVTVARVVLAESGGVPKTTSGKLQRGAARAKLLAGKLPKVFEARYAGLEPAAGVLMVKESASRWARLQSPL, via the coding sequence ATGTGCACTGAGAACTACGACCCGTATTACCCCGACCGGCCGGTGGTCGATCAGTACATCCCTGTATGCGCCAAGCATCCCGGCCTAGGCTCCAAGCCCGCGTTCATCTGGGCCGACGaccaggccggcggcggcagcggcgtgtcGCCGCGCGAGACGTTGACGTACTCCGAGCTGGACTCCGCCGTGCAACGCATGGCCGCCGGCCTACTCGAGGTTCTCAGGAGAGGTGACACCGTCCTGGTGCTCGCCTCGCCGGGAATCCGGCTAGTCAAGCTGATGTTCGCGTGCCAGCGAGCTGGGCTAGTCGCGGTGCCTGTCATACCGCCCGATCCGTCCGTGATCGGCACACCGGCCGAGGGCCCGGCTCACCGGCACCTCCTGCGCGCCGTGTCGCAGGCGAGGCCGCGCGCGGCCGTCGCGGACGCGGGCTATGTTGGTGCCGTGACGAGGTCGTCGATCTCGGCGTTGATGAGCCTGAATTGGGTGTCGGTTGATCGCTTGGAGAGATGGCCGGCGGTGGCTTCGACTGTGGCGGCCACCGGCGATGGGGTATACGAGGGCTGTGGGCCGAGGGAGACGTACTTGGTGCAGTACACGTCGGGCGCGACGGGTGACCCGAAGCCCGTCGTGGTCACGGCGGGCGCCGCGGCGCAcaacgcgcgcgcggcgaggaaGGCCTACGACCTCCGCCCCGGCAGCGTCGTCGTGTCGTGGCTGCCGCAGTACCACGACTGCGGCCTCAtgttcctcctcctcaccgTTGTCTCCGGCGCCACGTGCGTGCTCACCTCCGCCTCGGCGTTCGTCCGGCGGCCCCGCCTCTGGCTCGAGCTCATCTCCGAGTTCAAGGCCACCTGCACGCCGGTCCCGTCGTTCGCGTTGCCTCTGGTGCTCAGGCGCGGCCGCTCGGAGCACGGGACGCGGCCACTCCAACTCCAGACCTTGCGGAACCTCATCCTCGTAAACGAGCCAATCTACAAGTCGCCCGTTGACGAGTTCCTCGAAGAGTTCGGCCCTGCCGGCCTACGGGCGTCGTCCATCTCGCCATCGTATGGGCTGGCAGAGAACTGCACATTCGTGTCAACTGCGTGGCGCGGCACGGAGGTGACACTCCCGTCGTACAAGAAACTTCTGCCGTCGGCCAGGCTGCCGCAGCCGTCACTTTTGACCGAGGCGCCGGATGTCGAGATTGTCGTTGTTGATGCAGAGACGGGGAAGCTGGTGGAGGACGGCGTCGAGGGGGAGATATGGCTGTCCTCGCCAAGCAACGGGTCGGGCTACCTCGGCGACTCGCCGGCGAGCCGCGAGGTGTTCGGCGCGAGGCTGCAGGGGAGAGCCGGGCCGTGCTTCGTGCGCACCAGCGACCTCGGCGTAGTCCATGGAACGGAGCGGTATCTCTACGTTCTCGGCCGGACAACAGATGCCATTGTTGTAGCCGACAGCCAGCGCCGCGTGCCCGCGCACTACATCGAGACGGCCGCCTTCGAAAGCTCGCCGGGCCGCCTGAGAGGCGGCTGCATAGCCTCGTTTACCACGCTACCTGTGTCACCTTCGCCGGTGGTGGTCGTGGCGGAGCTGCAAAACGGGGGAGGCGGTGGGGATATGGCTGGCATCTGCCACGGCATAAGGCAAGCCGTGTGGAGAGAAGTAGGCGTAACAGTTGCGCGTGTCGTGCTAGCGGAGAGCGGCGGGGTGCCAAAGACTACGTCGGGGAAGCTGCAACGTGGGGCGGCGAGGGCGAAGCTGCTCGCCGGCAAGCTCCCTAAGGTTTTCGAGGCACGATATGCCGGATTGGAGCCCGCTGCTGGCGTTCTTATGGTCAAGGAGAGTGCAAGCCGTTGGGCTCGGCTGCAATCTCCTCTTTGA
- the LOC9269695 gene encoding peptide deformylase 1B, chloroplastic-like: MFDVMYKTDGIGLSAPQVGVNVQLMVFNPAGVKGEGEEIVLVNPVVYKMSKRLLVYEESCLSFPGIYANVVRPDNVKIDAQDVTGAKIKVKLSGLSARVFQHEFDHLQGILFFDRMSLDVLESVREGLKDLEKKYEESTGLVSPESIENYKGRKDLISFSR; the protein is encoded by the exons ATGTTCGACGTTATGTACAA GACTGATGGAATTGGTCTCTCTGCACCACAAGTTGGGGTGAATGTACAACTTATGGTATTTAATCCAGCTGGTGTgaagggagaaggagaggagattgTCCTTGTCAACCCGGTTGTATACAAAATGTCGAAGAGATTGTTAGTGTATGAGGAAAGCTGCTTATCATTCCCTGGGATATATGCCAATGTGGTG AGACCAGACAATGTCAAAATTGATGCTCAGGATGTTACAGGGGCAAAGATTAAAGTTAAATTGTCAGGTCTGTCTGCAAGAGTTTTCCAACATGAATTTGATCATTTACAG GGGATTCTTTTCTTTGACAGGATGTCTCTTGATGTTCTTGAGAGCGTGCGTGAGGGACTGAAG GACCTAGAGAAGAAATATGAGGAAAGTACAGGACTAGTAAGCCCTGAAAGTATTGAGAACTACAAAGGAAGAAAGGATCTCATTAGTTTCTCAAGATGA
- the LOC4326573 gene encoding polygalacturonase At1g48100 isoform X2, producing the protein MKLRVKGLGLLLLLVLLALCSTIDVCDARRGKHWRPRSSPSSSLLRNKGKGKKGSSNRQHGSNRPSPKPPLSPPPSPGNGKGYQSPYQPSPSPSPNAPVSPSPVNGSGHASPKSPTPSCGKGNQPPSRPTPTSPQGAVFNVVDFGAKGDGVSDDTKAFEAAWAAACKQGASTVVVPSELEFLVGPISFSGPYCKPNILFQLDGTIVAPTSAKAWGSGLLQWIEFTKLNGVSIQGNGIINGRGQQWWTYSDIDDDEDDDTYDVEFERMPQVKPTALRFYGSFNVVVAGITIVNSSQCHLKFDSCQGVMVHDVTISSPENSLNTDGIHLQNSKDVSIHHTNLACGDDCVSIQTGCSNINIHNVNCGPGHGISIGGLGRDNTKACVSNVTVRDVNMFRTMTGVRIKTWQGGLGLVQDVRFSNIQVSEVQTPIIIDQFYCDKRTCSNQTSAVAVSGVQYENIRGTFTIKPVHFACSDSSPCSGITLTGVQLRPVQIPHYRLNDPFCWQAFGELYTPTVPPIACLHLGKPAGNNLQSYHDLC; encoded by the exons ATGAAGCTCAGAGTAAAAGGCCTCGgcctccttcttctccttgtCTTGCTTGCTCTTTGCTCCACCATCGACGTCTGCGATGCAAGAAGAGGCAAGCATTGGCGACCTAGGAGCTCACCGAGCTCCTCTCTGCTAAGGAACAAgggcaaaggaaagaagggcagctCCAACCGGCAGCATGGAAGCAACCGGCCGAGCCCGAAGCCGCCACTCAGCCCGCCACCGAGTCCTGGTAATGGCAAAGGATACCAGAGCCCATACCAGCCAAGCCCAAGTCCAAGCCCGAATGCACCTGTAAGCCCAAGCCCTGTCAATGGGAGTGGACATGCAAGTCCCAAGTCTCCAACTCCAAGCTGTGGAAAAGGTAATCAGCCACCATCGCGGCCAACACCAACATCACCACAGGGCGCAGTGTTTAACGTGGTTGATTTTGGAGCCAAAGGCGATGGCGTCTCCGATGATACCAAG GCCTTTGAAGCAGCATGGGCTGCAGCGTGCAAGCAGGGAGCATCTACAGTTGTCGTACCATCAGAACTTGAGTTTCTTGTTGGGCCAATCTCATTCTCTGGGCCTTACTGCAAACCAAATATTCTGTTCCAG CTGGATGGAACAATTGTAGCCCCAACCAGTGCTAAAGCTTGGGGTTCTGGTTTGCTTCAATGGATTGAGTTTACCAAACTAAATGGAGTATCAATTCAAGGCAATGGCATCATAAATGGTAGAGGACAACAATGGTGGACCTATTCAGACATAGATGACGACGAAGATGATGACACA TACGATGTGGAGTTTGAAAGGATGCCACAAGTTAAACCTACA GCATTGAGATTCTATGGTAGTTTCAACGTTGTAGTAGCTGGTATCACTATTGTCAACAGCTCGCAGTGCCATCTCAAGTTTGACAGCTGTCAAGGAGTGATGGTCCATGACGTAACAATATCCTCCCCAGAAAACAGCCTCAACACTGATGGAATACACCTGCAGAACTCTAAAGATGTCAGCATTCATCATACCAACCTGGCTTGTG GTGATGACTGCGTCTCCATTCAAACAGGATGCAGCAATATAAATATACACAATGTGAATTGTGGACCTGGCCATGGAATCAGCATTGGAGGCCTAGGCCGGGACAACACAAAAGCATGTGTCTCCAATGTTACTGTAAGAGATGTCAACATGTTCAGAACCATGACTGGTGTCAGAATCAAGACCTGGCAG GGTGGCTTAGGCTTGGTTCAAGATGTACGGTTCTCGAACATCCAAGTCTCAGAAGTCCAAACACCAATCATCATAGACCAGTTTTACTGTGACAAAAGAACATGCTCAAATCAAACATCAGCAGTGGCAGTATCAGGCGTTCAGTATGAGAACATCAGAGGAACATTTACTATCAAGCCTGTTCATTTTGCATGCAGTGACAGCTCACCTTGTTCAGGGATAACTCTTACTGGAGTACAACTCAGGCCTGTCCAAATACCCCACTACCGCCTAAACGACCCTTTCTGCTGGCAAGCTTTTGGGGAGCTCTACACTCCAACAGTCCCTCCAATTGCTTGCTTGCACCTTGGAAAACCTGCTGGGAACAACTTACAGTCATACCACGACTTATGTTGA